The Nomia melanderi isolate GNS246 chromosome 3, iyNomMela1, whole genome shotgun sequence genomic interval TGCTTGTACCTTTCATCTTTCAATGACTTAGAGACATAAATTTTTACAATTCGTATGAACAACAGGACTTCATTGTGAAGAGCTGCCTGCACGCCCacttatgcaataataataaaaaaaaaaaagataaccaagtaaattatttcattttcgatagtGTGCTTTTTACATGCAGCATATTTATCAACAAGACTGAACTGAAACCAAAAATTACGTACAACTAATGAATGAAACGAATGCTTCTGGCTctaagtatatttttatttgagaacagtgaaaaatgcatATGAATTGTAACACGAGTTTATTGCTTACTATATGTTAAAACGcttaaaaatcttatttttcGTTAGCAACACAAAAGAAAAGTCACGTTTCATAAATccaagttttttttttcatatgaCAAAATAGTCTTATTGTACAAAATGGTGATAGGGATCATTATCCAACAATTTCATAATGTAACGTttgtgataataaaataataagaaacagCAAATTCGGCTGGAAATGTaagcaatattttaatatcaaatatggttttgtaattatttgaatagaaaattataaggaaACTATAAAGATTTGTGtcgattaattacaaatttaaagtTTACAAATCACTCTAGGTTTGTTACATCTATGAGATTGTTGAAGGAACCAGAAACGTGTCTAGTATAAGAATATACTGAGGATATGATGTAATTGTCTCTAATAGCTTGTTAAAGTATTACTATTAGAAATTATGTATGTTTTGGATATCATATTCATACATTTTGTCAACAgaacaatttaatttatctGATTTGATTCATAACAAAACATAAAGACATTTCTATTTCTTCATAACTAAAGTATATTTCTAAAATGCATATagtgaatatgaaatatttatgttgaGTTCGACTAATCGGATTAGAGATTTATAATGGTACAAATTACTGTAAACACTAAACAAAGTTCAAAGGAGTGTTCaacataaaatttgatttacaagTAGATAACCTGTAGTTTCAACATAAATTACTATCTTATCCTGAAATATTGAATCTCCATTTagctttataatttttaatcacattttcgttcattttatGTGACAAATATTTCTTAAGCAACAAAATGcattatttacattcttttctATTTGAATGTAATCATTCTTTCcaataacagaaaaattttaACCATTTGAAtttgacaaaataaaatacagaatttattatattttaattcagtGTACCAATTGTCTTTAGTTTCAttcaatagtaaatatttaatagcacaaattttacagtttcataattCGAGCGGACAATCAAAACAGACAGTTTACATACACAAAATGGAATGTAATTTGTGGTACaactaattatcaattaatttagtAGTAATGAATCGAAAGTATATAACATATgttcaaaaaaatattaattaatttacttaaaaaacaaatataatataataaaaaaggatGTGTTCAaaggaattttgttttattaattttcaatgatgCATTTATCTTAATTATACCATAAATAACATTCCATCTCGTATTTTAAGACCAcatcttttttcctctttatattttgttaccgtatgtaaacataatttatattattattttttgcttCTCTATActtcttattttgttttttttctcgtAGGGGAGGGGGCATGAgagcaattattttattatcaaagaTAATAAGAGCAAAGAAAAGAGagcaattattttataacaattcattttgtttacataaaaaaaattccaataatttcttattcattttCATCTGAGTTATTGATGATATTTTTGGCAGCTATTTCATTCTGCAAACACGTAAGATGtgaaacatgtaaaatatttttgttttccgtAGAATTATGTTGAAGGCGTTATACAGGgtagtttatataaaattttatgagctgttttttaaaaaattattgcagatatcaaaataatattttctatttcacttggtcgcattaatattaatttatttaatttttgaaacaaaattagGCAGCTTTAatataacgaatattttttggattgattattaatctattctgtatttaattatacgtatttaattttagatgttgggttatatttttttatatatttttaagggtccaaaaaattaaaaagatgaAATCCAttcatgttttaaaataaaaagtataaaatgttCTGACTGTAATAATGTATTAGTTATAGGTCTGcaatcattattaaaaattaataaatatttagtattcacATTATGATATATACattgtaatgttaaataatttcatggTTTAATCAGCACAATCAAAAATTTTACAGGCATCCATTACCTATATGCATACCACATggtcaaatatttatatcacttagtttaattttatgaaccaggtgaaaaatgtaaaaataatattgagcAAAGTGTTTAAAcactacattattaatatttaagtttttgttaaatttcattttaagttaATAGATAGATATGtcacaaatatttccaaaatatagTGTCACACGGTACACTGTAATCTCTATGTTAGAGGGGCAGTTTAATGTAATTGGAAACAATAAATTctacaaatgtataaaatattgaaagaactgTATCAAGgatcatatttattttaaatgaaatgaattctacacgtatttttcggaaaataaaataacaacacAAATCATAATCTAACGATAGGTGTATTACAGTCACAACTATAATGTTGCATATACTTTTGACCACTAACATAAGTAACAAATGGTTATGACCATAATGACAAAGTTTGGTTGAATTACACTGACTGTTATTCATATTTTGATTGTAATATAAGTCCATAGctgtaattgttttattttcactctaaattcttttttacaacatatacatatatatattttacaaaatacgtGTTTGATATTCTATTGGTTTTGCAAAAAGCAGCTTATAATGCTTTATACTACTTTGTAAAACGtttaagtgaaatataaaaaactggcTATAAATTTTACTGTAATTTTTTCCCTATTTGCAGATGGAAGTGTTGCAGTAGAGTATAGTTCGTAGAGAAAAAAGAcagaaaaaagagaataaagaaatgaaagaagattCTTTACAGAAATTCTTCAAAAGCTATAACTTTTGATACGTCCTGTGCATATTCTAAGAAACATATGAATACATCTTCCATTTACATAATTGCATAGCAACAGACATACatagaaactaaattatacgTTCACAATATACACAGTTTGTTTTCCAATATTTGTACACTTTTCTTGTAAATGATAACTGCTtttgtacatattaaaatttgCTCAGTTATTTGTAAGACCAAATATATTCTAAGATGGAAAAAATTAGTTCATCAGCCAAAATAATTAACCTCCTTATAAACAACTATACTATTCTTTGAGATCAGTTTAATTCCCTGAACTTTGATAACTTTtgcattaataattacttttctcCGAGAAAGCTAAATTGACACAATTTAAATCCACATAAGAAATCGTTTCATAAAGTACTTCACTTTTATTGGGCACATTTAAACGTACCGccaaaattaacaaataaaagaatGCCACGTACAAATcacatttgtttttattctattacagaaattgatttaattatgaTTTCCATGATTTAATTcccaattataaaattataaaaattagttgagTTTTTCTCTTGATATTTACACGTATTGTATTTCTCGTACAATACATAACGAGTTTGCGACATTAAAAGAGTACTCTACCTCGTACAATGAttgataatttgattatttttattttgataacgtaaacaattttttaatatatctttaataatGGTAATACGAGGAAGTGATGCTATGACTAAAAGTGGGGTGATAGATTCGTAAACGTgaataaatactttcattcaCTCAGGAATTAAATAGTAGTCGTTATAGTTATCTATTTAGCAAAATGTGTCTTTTGATACGAATATTTTTAACTCATTTATTACTTGCATACTTTGTGATTGGTGGCCCAGAGGAAGAACAAGGTGTTATATATGCAAATAAATGCGAAGGTAACTTTAttcactttataaaaataattctataaccTTTTCTTTGCACAGCGACGAATACTGCTACTTTACTTTACAGTTTGCAAAGTTGTTGCCACGGAATTGGAGGCCAGATTAGCAGAAACTGGAAAAACACACGATGTACTTGAAATTGGTTACTCCGTTGATGACGTTTTGCctaagaaaaagaaggaatatAAACAATCGTACGTCATTCATATACttttcgaaaattataaattacaatgagTAATGTTACAAAAACTTTATATGAATGTTTAATTGCAGAGAATTACGTTTGGTAGAAAGCATAGAGGATCTTTGTGAACGAATTTtggattataatattcataaggAACGTTCAGATAGTACAAGATTTGCTAAAGGAATGAGTCAAACGTTTAAAGCGCTTCATGAACTTGTGTAAGATATTTtgacattgtaaatatttacctcTTATAGCTAGGAAAAGTGCTACTATTATATGTTATTTCTAGGAATAAAGGTGTCAATGTTGAATTAGGAATTCCATACGAATTATGGGATAAACCATCTGTAGAAATAACAACTTTGAAAACTCAATGtgaaaatttattggaaacttATGAATCTGACATAGAAGATTGGTATCATAATTATCAAGGACAAGTATCTTTACGCAGGTATTACTAATATCTTTAGAAATAGAAAGTTATTAACTTTAAAtcagttatataatatttttttcttccttaGATATTTATGCTCAGAAAGAGCATTAAAGGGTGAAGATGATTCCTGTCTAAAAGAGAAAGGTGACTATGGTAAAGAtataaaaggaaagagaaagaaaaagaacaatgaaaagaacaatgaaaacagcaaagaaaaagaaagaaaaggaaggaatgaattatgaatcattgatcaatttttataaCCTTTTTTTGGAACTATAATAGCAAATTATGACATCTTTTCTACaagtttaattgtattttttgtcTAGTCTATGAACATTAAAAATGATGCCAACTACCTGCCATAATTGATGTGctggtttttaataaataattttgcatttaataaaaatgacatATTTCTAATATGGCTTGTCTTATACTTCATTCTAATAAGAATAACTTGAAGGCTGCTGTATAGTAACaagaaattacataaatatacgtttacattaaatatgtcaatatttattttatctatttatttttggaATAAATTGTATACTCACTTATATATTGAAAATGACACAACTATATCCATTCCTTATGATGATcatcataaaaattatacaaatatattaaaagaatcAAGAATCAATAACATTAACAGATACAATGAAATTGGTAAAAATTTTCATGATCAACTTGGAAGAAATATAAAGCACGAACAACTCATAAATCTGAATAGATACTCATTACATAACAATAAGAAATTTGATACAACTACAGTGAAACTTAATGATGACTCAACAAAACTTAAtagtttcgaatttttattaccATTTAATTTTGAAGATTTAATAACTTACTGCTCCagcattaaaaatgtatatttcctaacttatattttattatttctttggtattattatttatatgaaacacATTATTTCTAATTGTATACATGTATTacgtgtattatatattacataaaatacataaaatagtataatgAATATTGTTTAAGCATATTCACATAATATATTCATCTATTTTCTCAACTTTGGTGGAACCCACTTCTTTTTCCCACGCAATTCTCTTAAACGTTCATATTcctctttaaaatcttcatgcTCGTCTCTAAATAAACCATAAAGTCTGAGGTGTTTCATTAACTCGTAAGTTTCCTGATGCCGTGgataataattaacatattcAGGATCTTTATACGGTGGCAGCTCGCTAAACAATGTTACAACCTTCAtagattttttattagtatCCCTGGTTACTTCACCGAAAATTCGGTTACTCAGACGATTCATGTTCTTAGCATAAGTAGTACCCACTTTTGCAAGTTCCACATATTTATTCTTCATTATGAAATAATGTGTTTAATTATCAGACATTCCTATGCAAACAGAAAGTACAGGTTATGTGCATTTAAAAGTACTGTTAGATTTCATCTTCAAggtgcaattattaataatattttttaccaaGTAAACGTATACTGCGTCTCGTACAATCGTTCTCTAACCAAAGATCGAAATGAGAACTTcgagtttataaaattatattcttccaAGCATAAACAAAGCACACGGAATAAATTGAATGCTTAATACCACAGCAAAGTATAGAATAACATTGCAAACTATGGGACTCGGTGtcacatgttctgaattaccAACTGTATAGGAAGTAACATGTTTTGCTCTGCCCTCTACGCCCAGAGAACGGTCAATACGAAAACTACAATTTGAAGTTAATATATGTACATTCttatttaaactataatattcctaataaaatttttaaacattcagaaCTGAAATATAGAAACACACTTTTaggtattattttgaatttagatataatgattttgttttctattaatttaaaagttttttttaatttcaaattacataaaacaaattaataataattttatatgtacaataactgttgctattatcaaatattatttttattaagtaaTTCTATAGCAATACTGTTTCGTTTTATAATGCAAAATAAGATCTTGTTCTCTCTGACTATAATTGCTATATTTAATTGTGTAAAAtctaatgatattttttatatattatacagaattatttaaattcaatatttcatgctcAATTGCATATACGGAACATTATATTGAAAAACGGTGACTgtaagtcgcctctcgagtgcaaagagttttGACGAATCTAAGGCatctaatttatttatcgattaatttggttacttttattagttatttatcaGTTGTATCAATTGATTTCTCATGGGATAAATGTAACTAATAGAAGTGGAGATatcgaggaattattaaagcaaGAATGTATTTCAAAGGATTTttctattaatacgttgaatgtcatgggggtcaccggtgatccccaaccaaatcgaattatagtTCATTCatcgaattgctatagttaaacgacgattatttgaaaacatctgtatattacaaacaatgctacttaagttaactgtgaaatttggtTGGAAagacctctggttctgcgcgcaataaaataaaatggtgcGTGCACTCAGTGAACGCTGAACGAATgcatagagtatattttaatgaaggatcaaagcgaaacaaagaattacatgtttatgtgaacaaataaagaattcatggaAGAATTAGTATAGattcaacaaataaatatattactcagttcattcgaattcaaagtaaatattattcctctgtaatcaactattatacttaaaaggaaatataggcgtaacatacgcttagaatttttctctttttccaataaattattaatgacaaagttcaaagttatcgatcagagttgagaaagaaatcatataatcaaggggttaatgcgtTGACATTCAGcaagattgaatattatatattttccattttgtatatttttctctatgaaatcgcgcggcgttcaacgcaTTTCATTTCACCGTAACAATGGCGACTTCGCGAGATATCATTGGACACTCTCTCAGCTGTTTACCTGCGGGGTATCGTCTCAGGGAAATGCAATTACGACATCGTTTTACAACAtactatctatttattatttacaacaaCGTATCAATGTTACACAAAATGTACCACAtcgtgtttttatttaaatcacttATCACACAATTTACAAAACGTCGCTCACTCGCTCGCCGTAAATTCAGCTCGTTTAAATGGACAGCATTTAGAACTCGTTCTCAACGTTTCGCTAGATTTCCCGGTTTCCCAAATAGCAGAAGATTAGACGAGGGGGAAACTCGAAGAAACACGAGAGCGTTCGtgcgaaatgaattttatattctcgCGTTTTGTATCCTCTACATTTTAGAGATCCGTTTTCAACGGTTCGCGGCTACGCGGCGTGCAGCATCCAGAAATTCCAACGCttctattagaaattataatttcacggTAACTTTCTGACGATTCGCGTCGACTCCGCGACCTTC includes:
- the mRpS33 gene encoding mitochondrial ribosomal protein S33, which encodes MKNKYVELAKVGTTYAKNMNRLSNRIFGEVTRDTNKKSMKVVTLFSELPPYKDPEYVNYYPRHQETYELMKHLRLYGLFRDEHEDFKEEYERLRELRGKKKWVPPKLRK
- the CNPYb gene encoding FGF signaling regulator protein canopy b, translated to MCLLIRIFLTHLLLAYFVIGGPEEEQGVIYANKCEVCKVVATELEARLAETGKTHDVLEIGYSVDDVLPKKKKEYKQSELRLVESIEDLCERILDYNIHKERSDSTRFAKGMSQTFKALHELVNKGVNVELGIPYELWDKPSVEITTLKTQCENLLETYESDIEDWYHNYQGQVSLRRYLCSERALKGEDDSCLKEKGDYGKDIKGKRKKKNNEKNNENSKEKERKGRNEL